DNA sequence from the Catharus ustulatus isolate bCatUst1 chromosome 7, bCatUst1.pri.v2, whole genome shotgun sequence genome:
CTTTTCCCTTGGTGATCTTCCATCCGTGTGCTGCTGACAACAGTGGGACACAGCATCTTCCTTTTGTTCATGCTCTGCCTGTGACTTTGTTTCCTGCCTCTTCTCAAGTGTGAGTGGCTATCGATGAGTGCCAGGGAAGGATGCCAGGCCTTTCTAGCTCTTTCCCTGAGTGCAGGCTCTGCGTACCTGTCTAGTGGAGCACTATCTCCATGTGACTTGGCAAGCTGCCATATCTTTCCTTCTAAATCAAAGCAAGTCCTTCTGCCTGACCCCTGCGTGTTGGGATGAATGCATGTGCTTGCATGTGTCTGGCCTATGGGAATTAGCCTGCCGGTTCTGAATGCAGACAGGTAGCAGTAACTAGTTGCAAAAAGCCCCGAACCTAAACCAAATATgagggaaaaacccaacaacttaACAAAACCCCCTCACCTTGACATGCTTAAGCAGAAGCAGATACCAAAGCAATTGATCTAGAAGAGTGCCTGTCTTATGATTTTCAGGGGCTTGGCCTAaaccttcttttattttttttctgaatctaTTTGTACAAGTTGATATAAGTAGCAGCACCGTGGATTCAGGCTGTGGATTCTCACCTATTTTTTGTGAAAGGAGTAATGCTTGAAAGCACTGAGAAAGAAAGACTGACAAGAGGGCAGCTGGCTGGATTTGTGCTTCTTTAATGTAAACCACTTCACAAGTACAAACGCAGCTGTCCAAAGGAGTCCTTAATCTTCATTAGATGTGGTTGTGAACTGGAGAAATACGGTTCACAAAATCAATAATTATGCTCACCAAGCTATAGGAACTAAAGGTTTGGTGTTAAAAGCCTAGAGGCCTTTCCAGGCAGAGGAgtctgctccatccctgggtggTTTATTCCCCAGCTGGAATACATCTTCCTACAGCCCAGTTGTCAGGATTGCCCAGCATCTGCCTGTGCCTTCAGGAATTTCTGATGCAATCGGAGGTGGTATTTGTTTGCTGCTATTAAATGAGTTCAGCAGTTGTCTTATACTATTCATCTCTCTCAAAAGAGAAATCAGTTTGTGCTGGGGTATTTAAAACtccttttaatttcagtttttgttgtAATGGCTCTCCTGTTACAATGTACAATTACTTccacaggcaggaaaagcatTTAGGAAATTTCTTCCCCTCTTTGATCGTGTGCTGGTTGAGAGATGTGCGGCTGAGACGGTAACCAAAGGAGGAATCATGATACCAGAAAAATCCCAAGGGAAGGTACTACAAGCAACAGTAGTAGCAGTTGGATCTGGAGCCAGAGGAAAGGTAATTACCCTGAAGCATTCCAGTTGGGTAGAACCAGTAATGGTGTGGTGGAAGCTGGAATATTGCCATAGGAGTGGGACAGTTATAGTGGAAAAGTGGTGACAGCTCCCAAAATCTGTGATGGCTGAAACTGCAAGTGGAGATTCAAAAAGCAGGTAGAACTCTCAAGCTGTCCTGAAATGAATTCCAGCTTTCCTTTCATCGTGTGTAAAATTGAgtggggtttcttttgtttgctgtttagcttttgtggggtttgttttcttgtttggtgGTGGGGAGTTTTCTGGGGAGGGgttggtgtttattttaaatgtgtagACAGTGTTCTGCATGATAATGTTTCATCACTTCTCAGCCAAAACCTTGAGGGACCAACAGACTTCTTTGTTAACATTATTACATGCCCCAATGTCTGTGACTCGTGAGCAGGGTGGAACCCCAGAATGTGGTATAGGCTGTCTTGTGCTGTGCAAAGTATCTTTGTCCATAAGCATTAGGCTTATTGGACTAAGGAAAGTCAGCAATCCAAAGGAATAAGTGGCGGAtaactgctttttaattttgcatgttGGATATTtatatggaaataaaagaagacAGTTCACAAAAATGCCAGTGCCTGGGGGCTGGAAGGGCTGGTTCCCCACCAGAGCAGTGTTCAGTCAGTtccagcactggaacaggttaaATTTCAACTTGGGCACATTGCCTTGGCCTTTCTTTACCATGAGTCCCTCTATATATCCCAGGCTGGTTTCTGTCAGGATCTGATCGTTAAAGGTTTGTATTGTGAAAGGGTGATAATATTTGACTAATGtgttaatgttttatttataatacAAAAATTTAATTAACCTTTATCAGGAGTTTCTAAGCAAGTGATTTGATGGCAACAGTGATGAGTTGATCAAAGTTACAGAAATGGGAAAGTACCTTTTTAACTTGGGGAAATTATCCTTGGCTGTATCCTTGGCTTGACTTTGTCCCTTGATTATCCGAGGGGGTTTCATGTTTCTTTAAGTGAAGTCCTATTCAGTGTGTTAAGCACTTGGATTTACAGTCAAAACTAAATGCAGAGTTGTGATTCCCTGAATGTTTCTGTACCTGGATGGAGTGTTGTTGTTTGGAGGAATTCTGTTACATCTGTTTGTATTAAaagtaaggatttttttttcttctttcagaatgGCGAGATTCAGCCAGTGAGTGTAAAAGTTGGTGAAAAGGTTTTGCTCCCAGAATATGGTGGTACTAAGATCGTTCTAGAAGATAAGGTAGGTTTCCCAACTTTGTGAGTGCAAATCAGAATAGTTCCTGAAACACCAGTGATAAATACTTTGGTTGCTTCTGGAATGGTGTTAGCACCATTCaagagagggagcagctggatcCTGCCACCTTCTGgtagctgtgctgctgctgctgcttctgcccctGCATAAAAGGAAGTGACCATGGGAACCTTTGAGCTGACCTTTGCTGGGTGGGCAAAATGTTCTGTATGTCGAGCACATATTAGAGGGAATCCAGAAAGACTTAGAAATTCCTGAGGGCATCTTTGCTTTTGGCGAGGAAAGCCTGCAGAATTGTTTCCTACCAGTTCTTGTGCTTCCCACTGCTAGAAGTTGTAACTTAATAGCTCTCCAAAGAGTGTCTTAGgaacaaaaagaattttttcaaGACTGGCTCTACATGCTGACTTCTAGTTAGCTGGGTTTTGATTTTGTACTTAATGGCTGCAATAATGCTGACTCAGAACAAGACAGTATTtgcagaacaagaaaaatatttacatgacAGAAGctaacatttcttttctttccaggacTACTACTTGTTTAGAGATGGTGACATTCTTGGGAAATATCTGGACTAAACCTGTTGCAGTATCAGTCATCCATTCCactaaaatgctgaaatttttctttcatcatgTAAATAATGTCCTTTATTTTATAAGAAACAGGCATTGAGTCTTTGAAATAACTTGTGATCTCACTGTAACGATggaacacaaataaaaatgt
Encoded proteins:
- the LOC116999096 gene encoding 10 kDa heat shock protein, mitochondrial isoform X2, yielding MAGKAFRKFLPLFDRVLVERCAAETVTKGGIMIPEKSQGKVLQATVVAVGSGARGKNGEIQPVSVKVGEKVLLPEYGGTKIVLEDKDYYLFRDGDILGKYLD